GTGAAAAACACTGGGGGGGATCGACTCCCGTCCGCCACCGACTTGCTGCCGGTCGGGAGACAGCAGATTTTTTACTGTGCAAACAAGTGCGAAACCCAAACCTCGGATCCAGAAATgtcaaaagaaccaaaaaaaaagaaaaaaatacttcTGCACTTGCACATCCCATTTCTGGGAATATTATTATTAGAATATAGCAAGAACGATGCAAAATAATAATTATCCCACTTGGAAAACTTACATAACAATCTAAGCAGCAGTCAAAATGAAATGATTCCACAAAAGGGTGATGATTGAAGGGGAcaagtgaagaagaaaaggaaacttCACATGACAGGGACAAGACGCTCTCCCTCCCACCACCATCAGAAACCGCCCAATCCCTCGCTTCCACTGCCgtcctttttttcccctggCAATGGGGCGTCTCCAATCCCACTAATCCCCAAGTTCATTCCTCGATCCAGCCGAAGGTTGTCCTCATCATCATTGCCCATTAACACCAACCGGATGTGGACGACTGAGAAGACGAACCAACGACGGGGAAAAAATCTGTGTCGTTTTCATTTCGCTTTCTCAGACATTTCTATAACCAAAAACccaaatagagaaaaaagaagaagaaaaaaaagacaggACCTTTTCACAGACATAATATAAACTCACGCCTAACTACATATCTTCCCAGCTTCAATTCTCTATTCATTTTCTACTAATTTCTTTCCCAAGAAAGTTGTCCAcggaaattttccttttcccggAAAGGAAAATGAGTCCGACTCCACCGAGAAGCGTGGGATTCAGCCGGCCCCACGGTTGATCATCTCCTGGAACTGGTTCAGGGACTCCTGCCGCTGCAGCCACATCTGCTCGTTGAACTTCCGGATGAAGGCCTCCACGCGCCGGTTCAGGTCGTCCTGCCCCAGCGACGGCTCCCTCCTCAGCTTCCCCGAGCCCGGCGACgggctcgccggccggtcgctggaggcggcggcggggcgggtGCCGAAGGTCTCCGACTTCTTCATCTTCGCCGGGGACGCGGGGCTACTCTCGTCGTCACGCCGGGCGTGGGAGTCCCACGTGTCGGACTTCCTCAGGTGCCTCGCCAGCGGGACCGCGCGGCCGTCGGTTATCGTCCGCCACGTGCTCTCCAGCGTGTCGTTCCGCTTCGGCCTCGAGACCCGCAACTGCCTCCCGACTGCATCGAAACGCGAGAAAGTCGTCGTCAGCCACCGTCGTCAATGGAGTTTCGCAATTAGCCGTAGAACAGAACAGAacagacgagagagagagagaaaagtacCTTCGGGACTTGATTTGGCCGACTTCCGATGACCGAACCTCGTCGAAACGGGCGGCTTCTCTCCCCGATCCTCGTTCGGATTGAAGAACGAGAAATCCAAAGAGTCGTTCCTCAGCAGCGGACTCGCCGGCTCCGGAACCGCCAGCTCGTAACCGCCGTCCGCGGCCACCGCCGCCTCATCAACCGTTTTCTCCACTTCCGCCACCAAACCCCCACCGCCGTCTCCGCCGTACGCGTCGTCATCCACGGCCTTCACCGACCTCGGATCGTAGACGCCGCCGTAGACGCCGTACTCCGCGCTCACCACGGGCACCTTCAGATCCCCCGCCGGATCCCGAACCACCACCGCCTCGGCCGGGGGAGCCGCGTACGCAGCCGCCGCGACGTACTCGgcgccggcgacctccggcgccGAGTGGTGTTCGTCGTCCGCCTTGTGGTGGAGCTTGGAGGAGGCGACGATGGAGATGATGATGCAGTTGATGAGGATGTAGAGGTAGGGGGGGCGGAGGCAGGCGAGGA
The window above is part of the Eucalyptus grandis isolate ANBG69807.140 chromosome 6, ASM1654582v1, whole genome shotgun sequence genome. Proteins encoded here:
- the LOC104448402 gene encoding uncharacterized protein LOC104448402 isoform X1 translates to MAIFFSSKGSSASWVLSLKVLLASTLALSAALLLKLSLPAISAFLTSDLPSLYALLLACLRPPYLYILINCIIISIVASSKLHHKADDEHHSAPEVAGAEYVAAAAYAAPPAEAVVVRDPAGDLKVPVVSAEYGVYGGVYDPRSVKAVDDDAYGGDGGGGLVAEVEKTVDEAAVAADGGYELAVPEPASPLLRNDSLDFSFFNPNEDRGEKPPVSTRFGHRKSAKSSPEVGRQLRVSRPKRNDTLESTWRTITDGRAVPLARHLRKSDTWDSHARRDDESSPASPAKMKKSETFGTRPAAASSDRPASPSPGSGKLRREPSLGQDDLNRRVEAFIRKFNEQMWLQRQESLNQFQEMINRGAG
- the LOC104448402 gene encoding uncharacterized protein LOC104448402 isoform X2, which translates into the protein MAIFFSSKGSSASWVLSLKVLLASTLALSAALLLKLSLPAISAFLTSDLPSLYALLLACLRPPYLYILINCIIISIVASSKLHHKADDEHVAAAAYAAPPAEAVVVRDPAGDLKVPVVSAEYGVYGGVYDPRSVKAVDDDAYGGDGGGGLVAEVEKTVDEAAVAADGGYELAVPEPASPLLRNDSLDFSFFNPNEDRGEKPPVSTRFGHRKSAKSSPEVGRQLRVSRPKRNDTLESTWRTITDGRAVPLARHLRKSDTWDSHARRDDESSPASPAKMKKSETFGTRPAAASSDRPASPSPGSGKLRREPSLGQDDLNRRVEAFIRKFNEQMWLQRQESLNQFQEMINRGAG